A genomic segment from Triticum dicoccoides isolate Atlit2015 ecotype Zavitan chromosome 1A, WEW_v2.0, whole genome shotgun sequence encodes:
- the LOC119362612 gene encoding probable beta-1,4-xylosyltransferase GT43A, with protein MGTGAVAPERPKQRRGGHLWKRAVLHFSLCFVMGFFTGFAPSSSSSWRPGGGGGTPPPILAAEQLAASRVAGNRDQHISLAPPSPEGAAAAGGGGAVVDLDDDEESGPRRMLIVVTTTRSGAGERRRRRPELLRLAHTLRLVRPPVVWVVVEPAADAPATAEVLRGTGVMYRHLAFRPEENFTTAAAEAHAQRNAALAHVEKHRLSGVVHFADAAGVYDTHFFEEIRQIEAFGTWPVATMSAGEKKVVVEGPLCSASKVVGWFSRNFNDGTTRSVTYNTEVDLNPAGAAGTRAHTIDVSGFAFNSSILWDPERWGRPTSLPDTSQDSIKFVQEVVLEDRTKLKGIPSDCSQIMVWQYDVPSSPNTPITKTKTATPKTHHRRR; from the exons ATGGGGACGGGGGCGGTGGCGCCGGAGCGGCCGAAGCAGCGGCGGGGCGGGCACCTGTGGAAGCGGGCGGTGCTCCACTTCTCGCTCTGCTTCGTCATGGGCTTCTTCACCGGCttcgcgccctcctcctcctcctcctggaggCCTGGCGGCGGGGGCGGCACGCCGCCGCCGATTCTCGCGGCGGAGCAGCTCGCCGCGTCCCGCGTCGCGGGTAATAGGGACCAGCATATCAGCCtggcgccgccctcgccggagggcgcggcggcggccggcgggggcgGCGCGGTGGTGGACCTGGACGACGACGAGGAGAGCGGCCCGCGCCGGATGCTGATTGTGGTCACCACGACGCGGTCCGGGGCAGGGGAGCGGAGGCGCAGGCGGCCGGAGCTGCTGCGGCTCGCCCACACGCTGCGGCTGGTGCGCCCGCCGGTCGTCTGGGTGGTGGTGGAGCCGGCGGCCGACGCGCCCGCCACGGCCGAGGTGCTCCGGGGCACCGGGGTCATGTACCGGCACCTGGCCTTCCGCCCCGAGGAGAacttcaccaccgccgccgccgaggcccacgCGCAGCGCAACGCCGCGCTCGCCCACGTCGAGAAGCACCGCCTCTCCGGCGTCGTCCACTTCGCCGACGCCGCCGGCGTCTACGACACCCACTTCTTCGAGGAGATCCGCCAGATCGA GGCGTTTGGCACATGGCCGGTGGCAACGATGTCCGCGGGCGAGAAGAAAGTAGTGGTTGAGGGCCCACTGTGCAGCGCCTCGAAGGTAGTCGGCTGGTTCTCGAGGAACTTCAATGATGGCACCACCCGTTCAGTGACATATAACACTGAGGTTGACTTGAATCCTGCCGGTGCTGCTGGCACGCGAGCCCACACGATCGATGTATCAGGGTTTGCGTTCAACAGTTCTATTTTGTGGGACCCTGAGCGATGGGGACGACCGACGTCATTACCGGACACTTCACAG GACTCGATCAAGTTTGTGCAAGAGGTGGTGCTGGAGGACAGGACAAAGCTGAAGGGGATCCCCTCCGACTGCTCCCAGATCATGGTGTGGCAGTATGATGTGCCTAGTAGCCCCAACACCCCCATAACCAAAACCAAAACCGCCACCCCGAAAACCCACCATAGAAGAAGGTAG